The Pseudophryne corroboree isolate aPseCor3 chromosome 12, aPseCor3.hap2, whole genome shotgun sequence genomic sequence TTTTCTTGTAacattatgggcgggatgtaatgcggaCAAAGAAGTTTTTCTTAAAGGGGCAACGACTTACAAAGCAAAacaatgccttgtaagtgattgctcttTAAAAAAACCTCCAAGTTCGGCCAGCTTCCCGCACGGCCAGTCAATTTAGACTTAAGATTAAATCTGACTTGGATCTTAGTGaaagagtagagaagttgcccatagcaatcaatcagctttgAAGAAGCATCTAtccagtacattttataaaatgagaggaagtagatgattggttgatatgggaaacctcttcactggtccacttctccaccctTTCACTGATACATCAGCCCCTTATTCACAGTATACTAACATATGACTGTTTCCCTTCCTTCTCCTGATTATTGTAGATATTAAGGAGCCAGTAGAGGGAGGTGACATTCTGATAAATATTGGACGCAGCGACAACACCTGTTTAAAATGCCCGTGGCCCAAATCTGCAGATGGGACCGTCCCTGTGCCATACACCTTATCCTCTGTTTATAGTGAGTTTCCTCTTCTTTATGTTATATTATTATACTCAAGGACATCTATATTTCAGTGTATTATAATAAATATGTAATTTTACTTCTGCACAGCTGCCAATCAGGTCAGTCTGTTCCAAACTTCTATGCAGGAGATGGAAACATTGACATGTGTCATCTTTATACCTCGGACAACAGAGAAGAGTTTCCTCAACATTGTCTCATCAGAGGGGTATGTTCTTCATAATCGGGGGCTTGTTGGACTAaattacatacagtatgctgtatgtgtgtatatgtgtggaaaCACAATACTGCAAATGTGTTGCACTGTATTCAATATAGACAGCAAATTAAATTCTACTTATTCTGTTATTAAAAATGTACAAACCTCCCTATAGATATTATTGGATACCATTTTATTTTAAGTAATTCTATATTGTTATTCATAACATTTCTGTACCTTTGATTATTTTTTTGCTATAACAAGTGTGTTGTTAATATTGGCATACCTTCCTCTCTGCTTCCAGCTGTGCATCATATGTGGGACGAACAGGTGGAGGTCAGACGGTTGCAGTAGATACTGCTGGTTGTATGTCCAGAGGAATTATACAACATGAGATAGATCATGCCCTGGGATTTTACCATGAACATACAAGGATTGACCGTGATGACTATGTCACGATCATGCAACAGTATATATCACCAGGTACATACACAGATATACATTATTTGTTACTTAGAGAAACTATTGTCTTTACACTCAAATGCGAGATGTAGTAATCAAAGACTTCCTGTTACAGGAAATAAGGTCAATTTTGCCATAAaaaacactgatgatgggggtctaCCGTATGATTATGGGTCAGTGATGCATTATGACAAGTAAGTTGTTGCCTTTTGCCATACACAATGTTACTGATAGGTGATGATGCTAGAAAGTGATTagaacacattggggtatatttactaaggtcccgattttgaccgagatgccgttttttcttcaaagtgtcatctcggtaatttactaagcaaaaatcacggcagtgatgagggcattcgtaatattttggaagtcctaggaaaaaaacacgaatcaatacaccatcggtcaaatacgcctgcaatttggtagaaatcgggaatttactaaaaagtgcaaatcacaaacactgccgacaatagccaaacactgccgtgatgaaatacaaatcgtgaaaaagtgctaaaaaaaaacagacctgcttttttatcccgtgtttgtacaggcatgcacggatccatgagatccgtgcatgtttttcagtgggaaggggtgggaaatgttttaatttttttttttttaaatgcgtggggtcccccctcctaaaccaaaccagcctcgggctctttgagccggccctggttgcaaaaatatgggggaaaaattgacaggggttcccccatatttaaacaaccagcaccgggctctgcgcctggtcctggttccaaaaatacgggggacaaaaagcgtaggggtcccccgtatttttgaaaccagcaccgggctccactagctggacagataatgccacagccgggggtcacttttatacagcgccctgcggccgtggcattaaatacccaactagtcacccctggccggggtaccctggaggagtgggaaccccttcaatcaaggggtccccccctccagccacccaagggccaggggtgaagcccgaggctgtcccccccatccaatgggctgcggatggggggctgatagcctttgttgaaagttatgaatattgtttttagtagcagtactacaagtcccagcaagcctcccccgcaagctggtacttggagaaccacaagtaccagcatgcggcggaaaaccgggcccgctggtacctgtagtactactactaaaaaaataccccaataaagacattacacacacaccttgaaagtataactttaatgcatacatacacaccaccatatgcacatacttaccttatgttcacacgagggtcggtcctcttctccatgtagaatccatggtgtacctgttgaaaaaattctactcaccaaatccagtgtagagggctcctcgggtaatccatttgtaatccacgtacttgtaaaaataaaaaaacggacacccgaccacgaactgaaaggggccccatgttttcacatgggacccctttccccgaatgccagaaaccccctctgacttatgtctaagagggtttcttcagccaatcagggagcgccacgttgtggcaccctcctgatcggctgtgtgctcctgtactgtctgacaggcggcacacggcagtgttacaatgtagcgcctatgagctccattgtaaccaatggtgggaactttgtggtcagcggtgaggtcactttcggtcaaccgctgaccacaaagttcccaccattggttacaatggagcgcataggcgctacattgtaacactgccgtgtgccgcctgtcagacagtacaggagcacacagccgatcaggaagatgccacaacgtggctctccctgattggctgaggaaaccctcttagacataagtcagagggggtttctggcattcggggaaaggggtcccatgtgaaaacatggggcccctttcagttcgtggtcgggtgtccgtttttttatttttacaagtacgtggattacaaatggattacccgaggagccctctacactggatttggtgagtagaattttttcaacaggtacaccatggattctacatggagaagaggaccgaccctcgtgtgaacataaggtaagtatgtgtatatggtggtgtgtatgtatgcattaaagttatactttcaaggtgtgtgtgtgtaatgtctttattggggtatttttttagtagtagtactacaggtaccagcgggcccggttttccgccgcatgctggtacttgtggttctacacgtaccagcttgcgggggaggcttgctgggacttgtagtactgctactaaaaacaatattcataactttcaacaaaggctatcagccccccatccgcagcccattggatgggggggacagcctcgggcttcacccctggcccttgggtggctggagggggggaccccttgattgaaggggttcccactcctccagggtaccccccgccaggggtgactagttgggtatttaatgccacggccgcagggcgctgtataaaagtgacccccggctgtggcattatctgtccagctagtggagcccgctgctggtttcaaaaatacgggggacccctacgctttttgtcccccgtatttttggaaccaggaccaggcgcagagcccggtgctggttgcttaaatatgggggaacccctgtcaatttttttcccatatttttgcaaccaggaccggctcaaagagcccgaggctggtttggcttaggaggggggaccccacgcaattttttttttaagtttaaacattttttttttttaacaaggtgcacaatgaagcccagcacggatctctcagatccggccgagattcattgtattaaagtcggcagtgttttacaagtcactcacgtaaaacactgcctaaaaaaatgaatgacatcgacatcggaaaaaccgaaaatgcagaatacggcagcttagtaaattagtcgtaatcaattcaaaaagttgcatatttacactttcgatgtcattcgtgattgaactttgacctcaaacggaaaattacgattcttagtaaatttaccccagatatGTCAGAATGGTGCattgcagtggcgtcagaaggtgggtgcggggggtgcggcccacacccaggtgtccccctcggaaggggtgacaccaaagtgccagctcttctgtagagacaggagccgagtgctgcagtgagataaactcctgcagcactcggctcctgccaCAGATAAGAGCCAGCACTGCATGCTgagcagtctctgggggcagccagcatcttcggagaTAGCTGGGCATGTCCCTGGAGTGAAGGGGACAAAGatctgccaagccacgcccccttttgaataggccatgccccctttttggaacCCCGCGGCGCcctcgcgcggggggggggggtttgataatacagagtgcgcaccgggtgtcaccacacccggtgacgcctctggtgcATTGTATAATGTATATGTCTGGATTGTACTGATGACCACTTCATGCTGCCATGTCTTTTGTCTGTGTGACAGGTATTCATTCTCTAATACTTCTAAGCAACCCACCATTGTACCTCATCCTGACCCAAATGTGCCCATTGGACAAAGGACTGGACTGAGTATCTTGGATGTTGCTAAAATTAACCATCTTTATCAGTGTAGTAAGTATTGATAGTAATATATAGGCTGATTATGAGTTACATACAAGTAAAGTTGGCTGGATCGTGCAAAGAAAGATAGATAATCTGCTCATGAGGCAAAATTAGGAATACTGTATATAGGACACAGCACTGCTTCCCATACAAATACTCCTGGATACATCATATTTTATTATTGTGAGTGGTGCATGctggaaaaaaacataaataaattggaAAGAGAAAAGGGAAATAATTCTGTATTGAGGCAATGATGCAGTAGTTTGAATTAAACATCACTTATtacaaatataatatataaattaaATATTAGCACTGTGAAAATTTAATTTTTGTGGCTTTTATTCAATTGACCTATAATGTGCTTCCTGTATAAATTTCTTGGCATAATATAATAGTTGCTAATAAATGGTCTGAGTTGTTAGTCTATATAATTGTATTGCTGTACAGTTCCTATGGTACTTCATATTACACTCCACCTCTCACATACTCTGTAGAGTGACAGTAGCACTGAGGTTGATACAAGCCATACTGTACATGCTGTAATAATTGTTGCTACAAAGTTTAGTAATGTGTTAGTGTTGCAATGTCAGCCAATATGCACAGTCCTGGCAGGTATCCAATTATGTGCTTAGATACCAGAcactgtccctcattccgagttgttcactcgctagctgcttttagcagctttgcacacgctaagccgccgcctactgggagtgaatcttagctttgcagaattgcgaacgaaagattcgcagaattgcgaatagaaatttctttgcagtttctgagtagctcgggacttactctgccactgcgatcagttcagtcagtttagttcctggtttgacatcacaaacacacccagcgttcgcccagacactcccccatttctccagccactcccgcgtttttcccagaaacggcagcgtttttccgcacacacccataaaatggccagtttccgcccagaaacacccacttcctgtcaatcacactccgatcaccagaacgaagaaatttcttcgttaagccgtgagtaaaatacctaactttttggcaaatttacttggcgcaaacgcactgcgaacattgcgcatgcgcagtttgcgacaaattgctccgttgcgaaaaccactaacgagcgaacaactcggaatgagggccaccattCACCACACATAAGGTAGAGAGTTAAAGTTGAGCAGTTGCCcactgcaaccaatcagcttctgggtATCGGTTATCTAGCAGTCTACAAAACATAAtctaattagttgctatgggcaacttctcaaccttATCTCttaaaggcttgatacatcttccccgcaATCCTAGAGGTCACTGCATgaaaaaatagagatgtgcactgacccccatgtttttggttttggatctggattagttatTGTGTTTTTGTTTCTGAAAAACCTCTTGTAAGTGTTTTGGGTCAGATTCAGTTATCAGTTTAAAATTAGTAAAAAAATATTGACGAATATtgctaaaaatcaataaaaacaggcaAAATCATGTAATTCTTACAATACAAAGCCTGAAATTTGGTTTTAAAATATGAATTCTAAACCACAGGAAGATCCAAACCAGAACTCGGATCAAATCGGATCTCTTTGGTAGatttctatagagtgtaagcttgcgagcagggccttcctacctctatgtctgtctgtttttacccagttttattctattactgttgttcctatTGTACAGCGCAAtggaagggttcactacggctggccggcggtcgggctcccggcgaccagcatcccggtgccgggagcccgaccgccggcttaccgacagcgtggcgagcgcaaatgagccccttgcgggctcgctgcgctcgccacgctacgggcacggtggcgcgctacgcgcgccacactattttattctccctctatgggggtcgtggacccccacgagggaaaataagtgtcggtatgccggctgtcgggctcccggcgccggtatactgagcgccgggagcccgacagccggtatacagaagaccaccccaatggaatatgctgcactatataagaaactgttaataaataaatacttacAGGGCTTTTTGGTtcagtttggatccacaaaatttggacaaattcagattt encodes the following:
- the LOC134981040 gene encoding embryonic protein UVS.2-like, whose translation is MEVNGVLFFLACLIGSTASNPIQFFPADWNDFEVSDADVPSDADVPYIFSSILIANKDIKEPVEGGDILINIGRSDNTCLKCPWPKSADGTVPVPYTLSSVYTANQVSLFQTSMQEMETLTCVIFIPRTTEKSFLNIVSSEGCASYVGRTGGGQTVAVDTAGCMSRGIIQHEIDHALGFYHEHTRIDRDDYVTIMQQYISPGNKVNFAIKNTDDGGLPYDYGSVMHYDKYSFSNTSKQPTIVPHPDPNVPIGQRTGLSILDVAKINHLYQCNVCANLLNDNSGIVSSANSVPANPNNGSCVWLIRTPSGQVSLNGISFKVQLSPKCTSHYMKIYDGPSRTSPVLKDKTCGIGVIPVIIASTNQMLIEIFSGRSVSGNSFSATYTVAQSANSKKSQ